CTTAGAGATATTGTTCCAGTTTGCTCTTTAGCGCATTCTTATCATGGTAACCGATCAAAGTATCGACCACTTTACCATCTTTTTGAATGACCATCGTTGGAATGCTCATTACTCCATAGGCTGCTGCTGTTGCTTGGTTTTTATCAACATCTACTTTACCGATCGTAACTTTATCACCTAACTCATCAGCTAATTGCTCGATCACAGGTGCTTGCATCCGACAAGGACCACACCAAGTAGCCCAAAAATCCGTCAACGTCAAACCTTGTGCTGTTTCTGCTTTGTAATCACTATCTGTCCATTCTTTAACCATAATATCCACCTTCACTTTCTTTTCGTAAGTATAATACCACATATATTTAAAATTGCAACTTATTTGTTTGCTCACTTAAAGTAAACAACTGTCGCACCGTCGCCTCCATTATTAGGCGCTGCAAAATTGAATCGTTTGACTGCTCGATTAGTATTTAAATATTGCGTGATCCCTTGACGTAAAGCACCCGTCCCTTTACCATGCACGATCGTAACTGATGGGTAAC
This window of the Ligilactobacillus faecis genome carries:
- the trxA gene encoding thioredoxin, whose product is MVKEWTDSDYKAETAQGLTLTDFWATWCGPCRMQAPVIEQLADELGDKVTIGKVDVDKNQATAAAYGVMSIPTMVIQKDGKVVDTLIGYHDKNALKSKLEQYL